In Paracoccus aerodenitrificans, the following are encoded in one genomic region:
- a CDS encoding Lrp/AsnC family transcriptional regulator yields MPDTTDRRILRQLLADPDQPPALLAERAGVTSATLWRRIEKMRATGIIAGQEARIDWRKLGYEVEVSLRFTLDKTNPRAFDEFTAAAREVPEVIEIQTFLGSVDFRLSVIARDMAHWQEIYRERILTLPHVEASDALMLVSTIKNSAELPL; encoded by the coding sequence ATGCCCGATACGACGGATCGCCGCATTCTCCGCCAGCTTCTGGCCGATCCCGATCAGCCTCCGGCATTGCTGGCGGAACGTGCCGGGGTGACGTCGGCTACGCTCTGGCGGCGGATCGAGAAGATGCGTGCAACAGGGATCATTGCCGGGCAGGAAGCGCGGATCGACTGGCGCAAGCTGGGTTATGAGGTTGAGGTCAGTCTGAGATTCACGCTGGATAAAACCAACCCCCGCGCCTTCGACGAATTCACCGCCGCCGCGCGGGAGGTGCCCGAGGTGATCGAGATCCAGACCTTTCTCGGCAGCGTCGATTTCCGCCTGTCGGTGATTGCGCGTGACATGGCGCATTGGCAGGAAATCTATCGCGAACGCATCCTGACCCTGCCGCATGTCGAGGCTAGCGATGCGTTGATGCTGGTTTCAACCATCAAGAACAGTGCGGAGTTGCCGCTGTGA
- the purS gene encoding phosphoribosylformylglycinamidine synthase subunit PurS: protein MKARVTIMLKDGVLDPQGEAIRHALGSLGHQGVNGVRQGKIIELELDETDPETARTEVTRMCEGLLANTVIEKYSVEIG from the coding sequence ATGAAAGCCCGCGTGACCATCATGCTGAAAGACGGCGTTCTCGACCCGCAGGGCGAGGCGATCCGACATGCGCTTGGCAGTCTGGGCCATCAGGGCGTGAACGGGGTCCGTCAGGGCAAGATCATCGAGCTTGAGCTTGACGAGACCGACCCCGAAACCGCCCGCACAGAGGTCACCCGCATGTGCGAGGGACTTCTGGCGAACACGGTGATCGAGAAATACTCGGTGGAGATCGGCTGA
- a CDS encoding HNH endonuclease: MLDDHQHADFRTQFVREPVALRHFPALVLNADYRPLSYYPLSLWPWQEAIKAVFLDRVSIIAEYDEFVHSQRQAFRIPSVVVLKDYIKPQKRVAFTRFNLFLRDGFECQYCGSKGDLTFDHVVPRSRGGVTSWENVVAACSPCNLRKANRSLRHCGLNLRRPPQQPSSEDMHKMGRRFPPNHLHETWMDFLYWDAELES, translated from the coding sequence ATGCTCGACGACCACCAACACGCAGATTTCAGGACGCAGTTTGTGCGCGAACCCGTCGCGCTGCGTCATTTTCCGGCACTTGTTCTTAACGCGGATTATCGACCTCTCAGCTATTATCCGTTGTCGCTTTGGCCCTGGCAGGAAGCGATCAAGGCCGTGTTTCTGGATCGTGTGTCGATTATCGCCGAATATGATGAATTCGTTCACAGCCAGAGACAGGCTTTCCGAATACCGTCGGTCGTTGTCCTGAAAGATTATATCAAACCGCAGAAGCGCGTGGCATTCACGCGCTTCAATCTTTTTCTGAGGGACGGTTTCGAGTGTCAGTATTGCGGATCGAAAGGCGATCTGACCTTCGATCACGTCGTTCCACGGTCCCGTGGGGGCGTCACGAGCTGGGAAAACGTGGTCGCCGCCTGCTCACCCTGCAATCTGCGCAAGGCGAACCGCTCGCTGCGGCATTGCGGGCTGAATCTGCGTCGCCCGCCTCAGCAGCCAAGTTCCGAGGACATGCATAAAATGGGCCGCCGCTTTCCGCCGAACCATCTGCATGAAACCTGGATGGATTTCCTTTACTGGGATGCCGAGCTGGAAAGCTGA
- a CDS encoding zf-TFIIB domain-containing protein, protein MKCPVDDETLLMTTRNGVEIDYCPKCRGVWLDRGELDKIIERSASEATPPVTLREPIREEQAAFGHAAEPRRDIPETTPRNEMGYRDRLDRFLADEQRRGGQDSFYDRGMHGRDHDDDDDYRDGYKRKHKKKRDSFLKDLFDF, encoded by the coding sequence ATGAAATGTCCGGTTGATGACGAAACCCTGCTGATGACCACGCGTAACGGAGTCGAGATCGACTATTGCCCGAAATGCCGCGGCGTCTGGCTGGACAGGGGAGAGCTGGACAAGATCATCGAAAGAAGCGCCTCCGAGGCGACACCGCCGGTGACCTTGCGCGAACCGATCCGGGAAGAACAGGCAGCGTTCGGCCATGCCGCAGAGCCGCGCCGCGATATTCCTGAAACGACCCCGCGCAATGAGATGGGCTATCGCGACCGGCTCGACCGGTTTCTGGCCGATGAGCAGCGCCGGGGCGGGCAGGATTCGTTCTATGACCGGGGCATGCACGGACGCGACCATGACGATGATGACGATTATCGCGACGGCTATAAGCGCAAGCACAAGAAGAAGCGTGACAGCTTCCTGAAGGATCTTTTCGACTTCTGA
- a CDS encoding PA0069 family radical SAM protein, giving the protein MLPPRNPDETLKARGADTRPANRFDRLHPEREHDGWDLVEETRLLRTEVTDEYPRSIITRNQSPDVPFDRSINPYRGCEHGCIYCFARPSHAYWGLSPGLDFETRITAKPTAAKLLEAELARPGYRVAPIAFGTNTDPYQPVEAKRRIMPDLWRVLLDWNHPASLVTRGQTVLRDLPLLAEMAKRQLVHVGVSITTLDATLARNMEPRAPTPATRLRMIREMAAAGIQIRVMVAPVIPVLTEPEIERILDAAREAGATNASMIPLRLPYEVAPLFRDWLDRHHPDAARHVMNRVNAMRGGRDNDPRFGSRMRGEGIEAELMMKRFLLARKRLGYAETTPPLDRSRFGPPPRKGDQLTLF; this is encoded by the coding sequence ATGTTGCCGCCTCGCAATCCCGACGAAACGCTGAAAGCCCGTGGTGCGGATACGCGCCCGGCGAATCGATTCGACCGGCTGCACCCGGAGCGCGAACATGACGGCTGGGATCTGGTCGAGGAAACGCGGCTTCTGAGGACCGAGGTGACGGACGAATATCCGCGCAGCATCATCACCCGCAACCAGTCTCCGGATGTGCCCTTCGACCGCTCGATCAACCCCTATCGCGGATGCGAACATGGGTGCATCTATTGTTTCGCGCGTCCAAGCCATGCCTATTGGGGGCTGTCTCCGGGTCTGGATTTTGAAACCCGGATCACGGCAAAACCAACCGCCGCGAAGCTGCTTGAGGCAGAGCTGGCGCGGCCCGGCTATCGCGTCGCTCCGATTGCCTTCGGCACCAATACCGACCCGTATCAGCCTGTTGAGGCAAAGCGGCGCATCATGCCTGATCTCTGGCGCGTCCTTCTGGACTGGAATCACCCGGCCAGCCTTGTCACACGCGGCCAGACCGTGCTGAGAGACCTGCCCTTGCTGGCGGAAATGGCGAAGCGGCAACTTGTCCATGTGGGCGTGTCGATCACAACGCTTGACGCCACCCTCGCCCGCAATATGGAGCCACGCGCCCCGACTCCGGCCACCCGCCTCAGGATGATCCGCGAAATGGCGGCGGCAGGTATCCAGATCCGCGTCATGGTCGCCCCCGTCATCCCCGTCCTGACCGAGCCGGAAATAGAGCGCATCCTTGACGCCGCGCGAGAAGCCGGCGCGACGAATGCCAGCATGATTCCCCTGCGCCTGCCATATGAAGTCGCGCCGCTGTTCCGGGACTGGCTGGACCGTCATCACCCCGATGCGGCGCGGCATGTCATGAATCGGGTGAATGCGATGCGCGGCGGGCGCGATAACGATCCGCGCTTCGGCAGCCGGATGCGCGGCGAAGGGATCGAGGCGGAACTGATGATGAAACGCTTCCTTCTTGCGCGGAAACGGCTGGGATATGCCGAAACCACGCCGCCGCTGGATCGCTCACGCTTCGGGCCTCCACCCCGCAAAGGGGATCAGTTGACGCTGTTCTGA
- a CDS encoding Lrp/AsnC family transcriptional regulator → MTPDATDLKILRLLSRDATLGAAELGRSLGMTQPATWRRIRRLRDEGIISGQHVVLDNAALGFGVTVFLGIRLATKGRTSLEEFERAVTAIPEVQLVQHVLGQFDYRLRIVARDIADFERILRRRIMTLPGLGQVEANVMLSEERRPGPLAG, encoded by the coding sequence GTGACGCCTGACGCGACAGATCTGAAGATCCTGAGGCTTTTGTCGCGGGACGCCACGCTTGGCGCGGCCGAGTTGGGGCGAAGCCTTGGCATGACTCAGCCCGCGACATGGCGGCGGATCAGGCGGCTTCGCGATGAAGGGATCATCTCGGGGCAGCATGTGGTGCTGGACAATGCGGCGCTTGGTTTCGGGGTGACGGTGTTTCTGGGCATTCGGCTGGCGACGAAGGGGCGGACCAGTCTTGAGGAATTCGAACGCGCCGTGACTGCCATCCCCGAGGTGCAGCTTGTACAGCATGTGCTGGGGCAGTTTGATTATCGCCTGAGGATCGTGGCCCGTGACATCGCCGATTTCGAACGCATCCTGCGCCGCCGCATCATGACCCTTCCGGGGCTTGGGCAGGTCGAAGCGAATGTGATGCTGTCGGAAGAGCGCAGGCCGGGGCCGCTGGCAGGGTAG
- a CDS encoding alpha/beta hydrolase encodes MPRELQSERKGPENATRAVVFLHGYGADGADLLSLADVLGPHLPGTAFYAPDAAERSTVNPFGRQWFPIPWMDGSTEEQARASMGEAVQDVNAFLDTVLKAEGIGADRLAVIGFSQGTMMALHVVPRRSQQIACVIGFSGRLLAPELLSAEAKVKPPVLLLHGDQDPVVPFTDLAKAADGLAAAGFGVSTHVMRGTPHGISQDGLQAALEFLREHLPE; translated from the coding sequence ATGCCGCGCGAACTGCAATCCGAACGCAAGGGTCCCGAAAACGCCACCCGTGCCGTCGTGTTCCTGCACGGCTATGGTGCCGACGGGGCCGATCTTCTGAGCCTCGCTGATGTACTGGGTCCGCATCTGCCGGGAACGGCCTTCTATGCCCCCGACGCCGCCGAGCGCAGCACGGTAAACCCGTTCGGGCGCCAGTGGTTTCCGATCCCGTGGATGGACGGCTCGACCGAGGAACAGGCCCGCGCCTCGATGGGTGAGGCCGTGCAGGATGTGAATGCATTTCTTGATACGGTTCTAAAGGCCGAAGGGATCGGCGCGGACCGTCTTGCGGTGATCGGTTTTTCGCAGGGAACCATGATGGCCCTGCATGTGGTGCCGCGCAGGTCGCAGCAGATTGCCTGCGTCATCGGATTTTCCGGCAGGCTTCTGGCCCCGGAACTTCTTTCCGCCGAGGCCAAGGTCAAACCGCCGGTTCTGCTTCTGCACGGAGATCAGGACCCGGTGGTGCCGTTCACCGATCTGGCCAAGGCCGCAGACGGGCTTGCGGCGGCGGGGTTCGGAGTCTCGACCCATGTCATGCGGGGAACGCCCCACGGCATCTCTCAGGATGGGCTTCAGGCGGCACTGGAATTTCTTCGGGAACATCTGCCGGAATAG
- the purC gene encoding phosphoribosylaminoimidazolesuccinocarboxamide synthase, whose amino-acid sequence MAPRRKKIYEGKAKILYEGTEPGTLVQYFKDDATAFNAQKKATIEGKGVLNNRLSEFFMSGLTNIGVPNHFIRRINMREQLIRQVEIIPLEVIVRNFAAGSLSKRLGLEEGTQLPRPIVEYSFKNDELGDPMVSEEYVIAFGWASQQDLDDIVSLALRVNDFLSGVFFGVGIKLIDFKIEIGRIWDGDFMRLIVADEISPDSCRLWDVKTGQKLDKDVFRRDLGNLTDAYTEVARRLGLMPANATPMNKPTLIN is encoded by the coding sequence ATGGCACCAAGGCGCAAGAAGATCTATGAAGGCAAGGCGAAAATCCTGTATGAAGGCACCGAGCCGGGTACGCTGGTGCAGTATTTCAAGGACGACGCCACCGCCTTCAACGCGCAGAAAAAGGCGACCATCGAAGGCAAGGGCGTGCTGAATAACCGCCTGTCCGAGTTCTTCATGTCCGGCCTGACCAATATCGGCGTGCCGAACCACTTCATACGCCGCATCAATATGCGCGAGCAACTGATCCGGCAGGTGGAAATCATTCCGCTTGAAGTGATCGTGCGCAATTTCGCCGCCGGCTCGCTGTCCAAGCGTCTGGGGCTTGAGGAAGGCACGCAGCTTCCCCGCCCCATCGTGGAATACAGCTTCAAGAATGATGAACTCGGCGATCCGATGGTGTCCGAGGAATATGTCATCGCATTCGGTTGGGCGTCTCAGCAGGATCTGGACGATATTGTCAGCCTCGCCCTGAGGGTGAACGATTTCCTGTCGGGTGTGTTCTTCGGCGTCGGCATCAAGCTGATCGACTTCAAGATCGAGATCGGCCGGATTTGGGACGGCGATTTCATGCGGCTGATCGTGGCCGATGAGATCAGCCCCGATTCCTGCCGTCTCTGGGACGTGAAAACCGGGCAGAAGCTGGACAAGGATGTCTTCCGCCGCGATCTGGGCAATCTGACCGATGCCTATACAGAGGTCGCGCGCCGGTTGGGCCTGATGCCCGCCAATGCCACGCCCATGAACAAGCCCACTCTGATCAACTGA